Proteins found in one Plectropomus leopardus isolate mb chromosome 9, YSFRI_Pleo_2.0, whole genome shotgun sequence genomic segment:
- the znf185 gene encoding zinc finger protein 185 isoform X3 → MSKDGDKDSVYRITKVRTKLRDDGSWLQRRSSDAQDKSQKEKPWMADIRAGRVDGAPIETSPVSSPTKSTPPPTKPVSSPAKSTPPPTKPVTGSSSSGFMIRGIFTQMDQPAPSATTNGVSGTTTTKQFIKKPSESYKKIAPYTVRPTSENQEGPLSNEEQERRTEAASNVLKKSAARQRSYVLSAAKKYESKEAGPDTSPVNNSVSFVAKRVEIIDDDESAVTPAPASTLAPSPVLPVTSVASTPEPKTHKIVDTSVKTAVDVIVNEPKAAEAEKAVPEPVKEDPAPVSIAVKDPFEGMKPGCTKVATPLPELKPDLVLAVYKEPEPEDSDVSGQVDTPLIELASVSPTPISPTPAAPAPASPVPESPAPVSPAPAPMSPAPAPVSLAPMSPVPLSPALVSTVTEITVKTEPEPVPETKPEPVPETKPEPEPALEPESVLEPELVLVPEPVQETKPEPEPVLEPEPVLEPEPVPETKPEQQPVLEPEPVPETKPEPVPETKPEPVQEPEPEPVQEPEPVPETKPSPMPRSAVDTLTTLSDTLISFDTSSTSFKDDEPVLAKEEGSSADSRATKDSDEQEPAPEISNCIPITDDLLVLTNGLSTQREEEKQTDETAKGTQSPTETVTITTKTVIITDKSQEDSTELWSSGVTTTVTESSSADPFDPYPLGTTSSNSSSDLLQPLSDISINSVSLTSLENKDPSPNTNISSNALESLTDNVIPISTDSTSLSSQRSWAHTWETSTPQQDNTEESQEAATGGQTVDQQTLVMFERKSKENDSPWDRWTSPTVYTITTEEEEDERKEEESPRDTQTETVTTITTIREIHSEPQPAMDRYETYSRTVIEEDRPVQTPEPEAKKGFVYLKEYVNATELSLHNAKDFSTSRSDYLTSSSASYSYSSPSTYASKSLSSTCTYCGELVGNDAKITIEHLNINCHPTCFKCEVCHKPMGDLLDSMFLHGGKVHCESCYSKAFD, encoded by the exons ATGTCAAAAG ATGGGGACAAAGACTCTGTGTATCGTATCACCAAAGTCCGCACCAAGCTGAGGGATGATGGCAGCTGGTTGCAGCGTCGCTCCAGTGATGCTCAGGACAAATCCCAGAAGGAGAAACCATG GATGGCAGATATAAGGGCTGGCCGAGTGGACGGAGCCCCCATTGAAACCAGTCCAGTGTCCTCACCAACAAAATCCACTCCGCCACCCACCAAGCCAGTGTCATCACCAGCAAAATCCACTCCGCCACCCACCAAGCCAGTCACTGGAAG ctcTTCGTCAGGATTCATGATCAG aggCATTTTTACTCAAATGGACCAGCCTGCTCCATCAGCAACAACTAACGGCGTTAG tggaacaactacaacaaaacaattcatCAAAAAACCCTCAgagagttacaagaaaat AGCCCCCTACACTGTGAGGCCCACTTCAGAGAACCAGGAGGGCCCGCTTAGCAACGAGGAGCAGGAGAGACG GACGGAGGCAGCCAGCAACGTTCTGAAGAAATCTGCAGCCAGGCAACGGTCTTATGTGCTTTCTGCTGCTAAGAAATATGA GTCTAAAGAAGCAGGGCCTGACACCTCACCGGTCAACAACAGTGTATCATTTGTGGCTAAAAG GGTGGAGAttattgatgatgatgagagcGCTGTGACTCCAGCACCTGCCAGCACCCTGGCCCCCTCCCCTGTCCTCCCTGTCACATCTGTTGCCTCCACGCCTGagcccaaaacacacaaaat AGTCGACACCAGTGTTAAGACAGCTGTCGATGTCATTGTTAATGAGCCGAAGGCAGCAGAGGCGGAGAAGGCCGTCCCAGAGCCTGTGAAGGAAGACCCCGCTCCAGTGTCTATTGCTGTTAAAGATCCATTTGAGGGCATGAAACCGGGCTGCACCAAAGTGGCCACCCCTCTCCCCGAACTCAAACCTGACCTTGTTCTAGCAGTCTATAAAGAGCCAGAACCCGAGGATTCAGACGTTTCTGGGCAAGTTGACACCCCTCTGATTGAACTCGCCTCAGTGTCACCAACCCCAATATCACcaacaccagcagctcctgcaccAGCTTCACCTGTCCCAGAATCACCTGCCCCAGTATCTCCTGCTCCAGCCCCAATGTCTCCTGCTCCTGCCCCTGTGTCTCTGGCCCCAATGTCACCTGTCCCCCTTTCACCTGCCCTAGTGTCTACTGTAACAGAGATCACAGTGAAGACTGAACCAGAACCCGTGCCAGAAACAAAACCAGAACCTGTGCCAGAAACAAAACCAGAACCAGAACCTGCACTAGAACCAGAATCTGTGCTAGAACCAGAACTTGTGCTAGTACCAGAACCTGTGCAAGAAACAAAACCAGAACCAGAACCTGTGCTAGAACCAGAACCTGTGCTAGAACCAGAACCTGTGCCAGAAACAAAACCAGAACAACAACCTGTGCTAGAACCAGAACCTGTGCCAGAAACAAAACCAGAACCTGTGCCAGAAACAAAACCAGAGCCTGTACaagaaccagaaccagaacctGTGCAAGAACCAGAACCTGTGCCAGAAACAAAACCGTCTCCAATGCCACG CTCCGCTGTTGACACGCTCACCACCTTGTCTGACACCCTCATTTCTTTCGACACAAGTTCAACCAG CTTTAAGGATGATGAGCCAGTGCTGGCAAAGGAAGAAGGAAGCTCAGCGGACAGTCGTGCCACAAAggacag TGATGAACAGGAGCCAGCTCCAGAAATCAGCAACTGTATACCAATAACAGACGATCTCCTGGTTCTCACCAATgg CCTCAGCACCCagcgagaggaggagaaacagacaGATGAGACAGCCAAAGGAACACAAAG CCCCACAGAGACAGTCACTATAACCACCAAAACTGTGATCATTACTGACAAAAG CCAAGAGGACAGCACAGAACTGTGGAGCTCAGGGGTGACGACCACAGTTACTGAATCAAG CTCGGCTGATCCGTTTGATCCATATCCGTTAGGGACCACATCCTCTAACAG CTCTTCTGACCTGCTGCAGCCCCTCTCTGATATTTCTATCAACAG tgtgtcacTTACTTCCCTAGAGAACAAAGATCCAAGTCCAAACACCAA TATTAGCAGTAATGCGTTGGAATCCCTCACAGACAACGTCATCCCTATCAGCACTGACAGCACAAG tCTCAGCTCTCAGCGGTCATGGGCACACACATGGGAAACCAGCACACCTCAGCAGGATAACACAGAGGAAAG CCAAGAAGCCGCAACGGGAGGCCAAACTGTAGATCAACAGACGCTGGTCATGTTTGAGAGAAA GTCCAAAGAGAACGACTCCCCATGGGACAGGTGGACATCACCCACAGTCTATACTATCACcactgaagaggaggaggacgagaggaaagaggaagaaag CCCCAGGgatacacagacagagacagtgacaaccatcaccaccatcag AGAGATACACAGTGAGCCACAGCCTGCTATGGATCG CTATGAAACCTATTCCAGGACTGTGATTGAAGAAGACCGGCCTGTCCAGACACCAGAACCTGAGGCCAAAAA GGGGTTTGTGTATTTGAAGGAGTATGTCAATGCAACAGAGCTGTCCTTGCATAATGCCAAAGACTTCAGCACTAG TCGGTCTGATTATTTGACATCAAGCTCAGCCAGTTACTCTTACAGCAGCCCCTCCACTTATGCCAG
- the znf185 gene encoding zinc finger protein 185 isoform X1 yields the protein MSKDGDKDSVYRITKVRTKLRDDGSWLQRRSSDAQDKSQKEKPWMADIRAGRVDGAPIETSPVSSPTKSTPPPTKPVSSPAKSTPPPTKPVTGSSSSGFMIRGIFTQMDQPAPSATTNGVSGTTTTKQFIKKPSESYKKIAPYTVRPTSENQEGPLSNEEQERRTEAASNVLKKSAARQRSYVLSAAKKYESKEAGPDTSPVNNSVSFVAKRVEIIDDDESAVTPAPASTLAPSPVLPVTSVASTPEPKTHKIVDTSVKTAVDVIVNEPKAAEAEKAVPEPVKEDPAPVSIAVKDPFEGMKPGCTKVATPLPELKPDLVLAVYKEPEPEDSDVSGQVDTPLIELASVSPTPISPTPAAPAPASPVPESPAPVSPAPAPMSPAPAPVSLAPMSPVPLSPALVSTVTEITVKTEPEPVPETKPEPVPETKPEPEPALEPESVLEPELVLVPEPVQETKPEPEPVLEPEPVLEPEPVPETKPEQQPVLEPEPVPETKPEPVPETKPEPVQEPEPEPVQEPEPVPETKPSPMPRSAVDTLTTLSDTLISFDTSSTSFKDDEPVLAKEEGSSADSRATKDSDEQEPAPEISNCIPITDDLLVLTNGPEESAEPVPPSPGRWSQDLLSGLDSESNPAKTSGTVDLLANDVILISTESRSLSTQREEEKQTDETAKGTQSPTETVTITTKTVIITDKSQEDSTELWSSGVTTTVTESSSADPFDPYPLGTTSSNSSSDLLQPLSDISINSVSLTSLENKDPSPNTNISSNALESLTDNVIPISTDSTSLSSQRSWAHTWETSTPQQDNTEESQEAATGGQTVDQQTLVMFERKSKENDSPWDRWTSPTVYTITTEEEEDERKEEESPRDTQTETVTTITTIREIHSEPQPAMDRYETYSRTVIEEDRPVQTPEPEAKKGFVYLKEYVNATELSLHNAKDFSTSRSDYLTSSSASYSYSSPSTYASKSLSSTCTYCGELVGNDAKITIEHLNINCHPTCFKCEVCHKPMGDLLDSMFLHGGKVHCESCYSKAFD from the exons ATGTCAAAAG ATGGGGACAAAGACTCTGTGTATCGTATCACCAAAGTCCGCACCAAGCTGAGGGATGATGGCAGCTGGTTGCAGCGTCGCTCCAGTGATGCTCAGGACAAATCCCAGAAGGAGAAACCATG GATGGCAGATATAAGGGCTGGCCGAGTGGACGGAGCCCCCATTGAAACCAGTCCAGTGTCCTCACCAACAAAATCCACTCCGCCACCCACCAAGCCAGTGTCATCACCAGCAAAATCCACTCCGCCACCCACCAAGCCAGTCACTGGAAG ctcTTCGTCAGGATTCATGATCAG aggCATTTTTACTCAAATGGACCAGCCTGCTCCATCAGCAACAACTAACGGCGTTAG tggaacaactacaacaaaacaattcatCAAAAAACCCTCAgagagttacaagaaaat AGCCCCCTACACTGTGAGGCCCACTTCAGAGAACCAGGAGGGCCCGCTTAGCAACGAGGAGCAGGAGAGACG GACGGAGGCAGCCAGCAACGTTCTGAAGAAATCTGCAGCCAGGCAACGGTCTTATGTGCTTTCTGCTGCTAAGAAATATGA GTCTAAAGAAGCAGGGCCTGACACCTCACCGGTCAACAACAGTGTATCATTTGTGGCTAAAAG GGTGGAGAttattgatgatgatgagagcGCTGTGACTCCAGCACCTGCCAGCACCCTGGCCCCCTCCCCTGTCCTCCCTGTCACATCTGTTGCCTCCACGCCTGagcccaaaacacacaaaat AGTCGACACCAGTGTTAAGACAGCTGTCGATGTCATTGTTAATGAGCCGAAGGCAGCAGAGGCGGAGAAGGCCGTCCCAGAGCCTGTGAAGGAAGACCCCGCTCCAGTGTCTATTGCTGTTAAAGATCCATTTGAGGGCATGAAACCGGGCTGCACCAAAGTGGCCACCCCTCTCCCCGAACTCAAACCTGACCTTGTTCTAGCAGTCTATAAAGAGCCAGAACCCGAGGATTCAGACGTTTCTGGGCAAGTTGACACCCCTCTGATTGAACTCGCCTCAGTGTCACCAACCCCAATATCACcaacaccagcagctcctgcaccAGCTTCACCTGTCCCAGAATCACCTGCCCCAGTATCTCCTGCTCCAGCCCCAATGTCTCCTGCTCCTGCCCCTGTGTCTCTGGCCCCAATGTCACCTGTCCCCCTTTCACCTGCCCTAGTGTCTACTGTAACAGAGATCACAGTGAAGACTGAACCAGAACCCGTGCCAGAAACAAAACCAGAACCTGTGCCAGAAACAAAACCAGAACCAGAACCTGCACTAGAACCAGAATCTGTGCTAGAACCAGAACTTGTGCTAGTACCAGAACCTGTGCAAGAAACAAAACCAGAACCAGAACCTGTGCTAGAACCAGAACCTGTGCTAGAACCAGAACCTGTGCCAGAAACAAAACCAGAACAACAACCTGTGCTAGAACCAGAACCTGTGCCAGAAACAAAACCAGAACCTGTGCCAGAAACAAAACCAGAGCCTGTACaagaaccagaaccagaacctGTGCAAGAACCAGAACCTGTGCCAGAAACAAAACCGTCTCCAATGCCACG CTCCGCTGTTGACACGCTCACCACCTTGTCTGACACCCTCATTTCTTTCGACACAAGTTCAACCAG CTTTAAGGATGATGAGCCAGTGCTGGCAAAGGAAGAAGGAAGCTCAGCGGACAGTCGTGCCACAAAggacag TGATGAACAGGAGCCAGCTCCAGAAATCAGCAACTGTATACCAATAACAGACGATCTCCTGGTTCTCACCAATgg TCCAGAGGAGTCAGCAGAGCCTGTTCCCCCCAGCCCAGGACGCTGGAGTCAGGATCTGCTTAGCGGACTAGACAG TGAGTCAAACCCAGCAAAGACCAGTGGCACCGTGGATCTCCTGGCTAATGATGTCATTCTAATCAGCACAGAGTCACGCAG CCTCAGCACCCagcgagaggaggagaaacagacaGATGAGACAGCCAAAGGAACACAAAG CCCCACAGAGACAGTCACTATAACCACCAAAACTGTGATCATTACTGACAAAAG CCAAGAGGACAGCACAGAACTGTGGAGCTCAGGGGTGACGACCACAGTTACTGAATCAAG CTCGGCTGATCCGTTTGATCCATATCCGTTAGGGACCACATCCTCTAACAG CTCTTCTGACCTGCTGCAGCCCCTCTCTGATATTTCTATCAACAG tgtgtcacTTACTTCCCTAGAGAACAAAGATCCAAGTCCAAACACCAA TATTAGCAGTAATGCGTTGGAATCCCTCACAGACAACGTCATCCCTATCAGCACTGACAGCACAAG tCTCAGCTCTCAGCGGTCATGGGCACACACATGGGAAACCAGCACACCTCAGCAGGATAACACAGAGGAAAG CCAAGAAGCCGCAACGGGAGGCCAAACTGTAGATCAACAGACGCTGGTCATGTTTGAGAGAAA GTCCAAAGAGAACGACTCCCCATGGGACAGGTGGACATCACCCACAGTCTATACTATCACcactgaagaggaggaggacgagaggaaagaggaagaaag CCCCAGGgatacacagacagagacagtgacaaccatcaccaccatcag AGAGATACACAGTGAGCCACAGCCTGCTATGGATCG CTATGAAACCTATTCCAGGACTGTGATTGAAGAAGACCGGCCTGTCCAGACACCAGAACCTGAGGCCAAAAA GGGGTTTGTGTATTTGAAGGAGTATGTCAATGCAACAGAGCTGTCCTTGCATAATGCCAAAGACTTCAGCACTAG TCGGTCTGATTATTTGACATCAAGCTCAGCCAGTTACTCTTACAGCAGCCCCTCCACTTATGCCAG
- the znf185 gene encoding zinc finger protein 185 isoform X2 — translation MSKDGDKDSVYRITKVRTKLRDDGSWLQRRSSDAQDKSQKEKPWMADIRAGRVDGAPIETSPVSSPTKSTPPPTKPVSSPAKSTPPPTKPVTGSSSSGFMIRGIFTQMDQPAPSATTNGVSGTTTTKQFIKKPSESYKKIAPYTVRPTSENQEGPLSNEEQERRTEAASNVLKKSAARQRSYVLSAAKKYESKEAGPDTSPVNNSVSFVAKRVEIIDDDESAVTPAPASTLAPSPVLPVTSVASTPEPKTHKIVDTSVKTAVDVIVNEPKAAEAEKAVPEPVKEDPAPVSIAVKDPFEGMKPGCTKVATPLPELKPDLVLAVYKEPEPEDSDVSGQVDTPLIELASVSPTPISPTPAAPAPASPVPESPAPVSPAPAPMSPAPAPVSLAPMSPVPLSPALVSTVTEITVKTEPEPVPETKPEPVPETKPEPEPALEPESVLEPELVLVPEPVQETKPEPEPVLEPEPVLEPEPVPETKPEQQPVLEPEPVPETKPEPVPETKPEPVQEPEPEPVQEPEPVPETKPSPMPRSAVDTLTTLSDTLISFDTSSTSFKDDEPVLAKEEGSSADSRATKDSDEQEPAPEISNCIPITDDLLVLTNGPEESAEPVPPSPGRWSQDLLSGLDSESNPAKTSGTVDLLANDVILISTESRSLSTQREEEKQTDETAKGTQSPTETVTITTKTVIITDKSQEDSTELWSSGVTTTVTESSSADPFDPYPLGTTSSNSSSDLLQPLSDISINSVSLTSLENKDPSPNTNLSSQRSWAHTWETSTPQQDNTEESQEAATGGQTVDQQTLVMFERKSKENDSPWDRWTSPTVYTITTEEEEDERKEEESPRDTQTETVTTITTIREIHSEPQPAMDRYETYSRTVIEEDRPVQTPEPEAKKGFVYLKEYVNATELSLHNAKDFSTSRSDYLTSSSASYSYSSPSTYASKSLSSTCTYCGELVGNDAKITIEHLNINCHPTCFKCEVCHKPMGDLLDSMFLHGGKVHCESCYSKAFD, via the exons ATGTCAAAAG ATGGGGACAAAGACTCTGTGTATCGTATCACCAAAGTCCGCACCAAGCTGAGGGATGATGGCAGCTGGTTGCAGCGTCGCTCCAGTGATGCTCAGGACAAATCCCAGAAGGAGAAACCATG GATGGCAGATATAAGGGCTGGCCGAGTGGACGGAGCCCCCATTGAAACCAGTCCAGTGTCCTCACCAACAAAATCCACTCCGCCACCCACCAAGCCAGTGTCATCACCAGCAAAATCCACTCCGCCACCCACCAAGCCAGTCACTGGAAG ctcTTCGTCAGGATTCATGATCAG aggCATTTTTACTCAAATGGACCAGCCTGCTCCATCAGCAACAACTAACGGCGTTAG tggaacaactacaacaaaacaattcatCAAAAAACCCTCAgagagttacaagaaaat AGCCCCCTACACTGTGAGGCCCACTTCAGAGAACCAGGAGGGCCCGCTTAGCAACGAGGAGCAGGAGAGACG GACGGAGGCAGCCAGCAACGTTCTGAAGAAATCTGCAGCCAGGCAACGGTCTTATGTGCTTTCTGCTGCTAAGAAATATGA GTCTAAAGAAGCAGGGCCTGACACCTCACCGGTCAACAACAGTGTATCATTTGTGGCTAAAAG GGTGGAGAttattgatgatgatgagagcGCTGTGACTCCAGCACCTGCCAGCACCCTGGCCCCCTCCCCTGTCCTCCCTGTCACATCTGTTGCCTCCACGCCTGagcccaaaacacacaaaat AGTCGACACCAGTGTTAAGACAGCTGTCGATGTCATTGTTAATGAGCCGAAGGCAGCAGAGGCGGAGAAGGCCGTCCCAGAGCCTGTGAAGGAAGACCCCGCTCCAGTGTCTATTGCTGTTAAAGATCCATTTGAGGGCATGAAACCGGGCTGCACCAAAGTGGCCACCCCTCTCCCCGAACTCAAACCTGACCTTGTTCTAGCAGTCTATAAAGAGCCAGAACCCGAGGATTCAGACGTTTCTGGGCAAGTTGACACCCCTCTGATTGAACTCGCCTCAGTGTCACCAACCCCAATATCACcaacaccagcagctcctgcaccAGCTTCACCTGTCCCAGAATCACCTGCCCCAGTATCTCCTGCTCCAGCCCCAATGTCTCCTGCTCCTGCCCCTGTGTCTCTGGCCCCAATGTCACCTGTCCCCCTTTCACCTGCCCTAGTGTCTACTGTAACAGAGATCACAGTGAAGACTGAACCAGAACCCGTGCCAGAAACAAAACCAGAACCTGTGCCAGAAACAAAACCAGAACCAGAACCTGCACTAGAACCAGAATCTGTGCTAGAACCAGAACTTGTGCTAGTACCAGAACCTGTGCAAGAAACAAAACCAGAACCAGAACCTGTGCTAGAACCAGAACCTGTGCTAGAACCAGAACCTGTGCCAGAAACAAAACCAGAACAACAACCTGTGCTAGAACCAGAACCTGTGCCAGAAACAAAACCAGAACCTGTGCCAGAAACAAAACCAGAGCCTGTACaagaaccagaaccagaacctGTGCAAGAACCAGAACCTGTGCCAGAAACAAAACCGTCTCCAATGCCACG CTCCGCTGTTGACACGCTCACCACCTTGTCTGACACCCTCATTTCTTTCGACACAAGTTCAACCAG CTTTAAGGATGATGAGCCAGTGCTGGCAAAGGAAGAAGGAAGCTCAGCGGACAGTCGTGCCACAAAggacag TGATGAACAGGAGCCAGCTCCAGAAATCAGCAACTGTATACCAATAACAGACGATCTCCTGGTTCTCACCAATgg TCCAGAGGAGTCAGCAGAGCCTGTTCCCCCCAGCCCAGGACGCTGGAGTCAGGATCTGCTTAGCGGACTAGACAG TGAGTCAAACCCAGCAAAGACCAGTGGCACCGTGGATCTCCTGGCTAATGATGTCATTCTAATCAGCACAGAGTCACGCAG CCTCAGCACCCagcgagaggaggagaaacagacaGATGAGACAGCCAAAGGAACACAAAG CCCCACAGAGACAGTCACTATAACCACCAAAACTGTGATCATTACTGACAAAAG CCAAGAGGACAGCACAGAACTGTGGAGCTCAGGGGTGACGACCACAGTTACTGAATCAAG CTCGGCTGATCCGTTTGATCCATATCCGTTAGGGACCACATCCTCTAACAG CTCTTCTGACCTGCTGCAGCCCCTCTCTGATATTTCTATCAACAG tgtgtcacTTACTTCCCTAGAGAACAAAGATCCAAGTCCAAACACCAA tCTCAGCTCTCAGCGGTCATGGGCACACACATGGGAAACCAGCACACCTCAGCAGGATAACACAGAGGAAAG CCAAGAAGCCGCAACGGGAGGCCAAACTGTAGATCAACAGACGCTGGTCATGTTTGAGAGAAA GTCCAAAGAGAACGACTCCCCATGGGACAGGTGGACATCACCCACAGTCTATACTATCACcactgaagaggaggaggacgagaggaaagaggaagaaag CCCCAGGgatacacagacagagacagtgacaaccatcaccaccatcag AGAGATACACAGTGAGCCACAGCCTGCTATGGATCG CTATGAAACCTATTCCAGGACTGTGATTGAAGAAGACCGGCCTGTCCAGACACCAGAACCTGAGGCCAAAAA GGGGTTTGTGTATTTGAAGGAGTATGTCAATGCAACAGAGCTGTCCTTGCATAATGCCAAAGACTTCAGCACTAG TCGGTCTGATTATTTGACATCAAGCTCAGCCAGTTACTCTTACAGCAGCCCCTCCACTTATGCCAG